One Paraburkholderia agricolaris genomic region harbors:
- a CDS encoding filamentous hemagglutinin N-terminal domain-containing protein translates to MLFVIAVDATFAIATSAAHATGIVPDGGTATTVTTSPTGRQTVNLAPTIGGVSNNTYGSFNVSKAGADLNNVGINARTIVNQVTSTNPSLIQGDINVLGPRANVILANPNGITIDGGSFVNTGHVVLSTGQVSFNDLVPAPGVTQRNVVLTTNRGAIAIGPGGLSGTLVNLDLIAKQLSVNGPVKNDFTTSTGGVRAIIGDSTNTYDTSLSPSDNNHDWLVSTTSPGTTNPALAVDITALGGLTGGRVQLIVTDKGAGVRNLGAIYASAGDVVVSSLGDIGVIDGSIKAENNIQVATPGAFSLQGAQMSAANGATLSASGITLVDDATGASTLSAQNGAVKLTSTGDISSTGSLIQAGAIDASGAAVGGDVTLSATGNILNRSSTANLGVVFAANGQTSLSAQGNITNENARILANDKTTVTAQGDVSNIIDHTDGTNSGQPVAYSHTGGSFVFFTHNTSGFNVDYGSVAQPAQLAYIASTGGAVSISGKNVTNTGGLIQSDKGNISITAQQAFTNAAVFSGQASYSRSCWIFCHASASSNVMPNGGTIQSGADIAISAGTVARNIGGNVFAAGNLNVSAPVTYAQGVTGYSAINQDRGFKAFFGSTWAQIIASDVGGGFTANGSVSLVGSAVIDGGYITGSNGVSASGGIKTVRAPATTPVQIGQHLGMTTWWWH, encoded by the coding sequence TTGCTGTTCGTTATCGCCGTTGACGCGACCTTCGCCATCGCAACGTCCGCGGCTCACGCGACCGGCATCGTCCCCGACGGCGGCACGGCCACGACCGTCACCACGTCTCCAACTGGTCGCCAAACGGTCAACTTGGCCCCCACAATCGGCGGCGTCTCGAACAACACTTACGGCTCATTCAACGTATCGAAGGCCGGAGCCGATCTGAACAACGTCGGCATCAACGCACGCACGATCGTTAATCAGGTAACCAGCACGAATCCCTCGCTAATCCAGGGCGACATCAACGTACTGGGCCCGCGCGCGAACGTAATCCTCGCCAATCCGAACGGCATCACGATCGACGGCGGCAGCTTCGTCAACACGGGCCACGTCGTGCTCTCGACGGGTCAGGTGAGTTTCAACGATCTCGTGCCGGCACCCGGCGTGACCCAACGCAATGTTGTGCTGACCACCAACCGTGGCGCGATTGCAATCGGTCCCGGCGGCCTGAGCGGCACACTCGTCAATCTCGACCTGATCGCCAAACAGCTCTCGGTGAATGGTCCGGTGAAGAACGATTTCACGACCTCTACTGGCGGCGTGCGAGCGATCATCGGCGACAGCACGAATACCTACGACACGAGCCTATCCCCCAGCGACAACAACCACGACTGGCTAGTCAGCACGACGTCGCCCGGCACGACGAACCCGGCATTGGCCGTCGATATCACCGCACTCGGCGGGCTGACCGGAGGCCGTGTCCAACTCATCGTCACGGACAAAGGCGCGGGCGTTCGCAATCTCGGCGCGATCTACGCAAGCGCGGGGGACGTCGTCGTGTCGTCGCTCGGCGACATCGGCGTAATCGATGGATCGATCAAGGCCGAAAACAATATCCAGGTCGCCACGCCCGGTGCGTTCTCGTTGCAGGGCGCGCAGATGTCCGCCGCAAACGGCGCGACGCTCAGTGCGAGCGGCATCACGTTAGTCGACGATGCCACTGGCGCCTCGACGCTCAGCGCGCAAAACGGCGCGGTCAAGCTGACCAGTACCGGCGACATCTCCAGCACCGGCAGCCTGATCCAGGCCGGCGCGATCGACGCGAGCGGCGCAGCGGTCGGCGGCGACGTGACCTTGAGCGCCACAGGCAACATTCTGAATCGTTCGAGCACAGCGAATCTGGGCGTCGTCTTCGCGGCGAATGGGCAAACGTCGCTAAGCGCGCAAGGCAACATCACCAACGAGAACGCCCGCATCCTCGCGAACGACAAAACGACCGTGACCGCGCAAGGCGACGTTTCGAACATCATCGATCACACCGACGGCACGAACAGCGGTCAGCCGGTCGCGTACTCGCATACGGGTGGCAGCTTCGTGTTCTTCACGCATAACACCAGCGGCTTCAACGTCGACTACGGCAGCGTCGCGCAACCGGCCCAATTGGCCTACATCGCGTCGACCGGTGGAGCAGTCTCGATTTCGGGGAAGAATGTCACCAACACAGGCGGCTTGATCCAGTCGGATAAGGGCAACATATCGATAACTGCGCAGCAGGCCTTTACCAACGCCGCGGTGTTCTCGGGACAGGCCAGCTATTCGCGTAGTTGCTGGATATTCTGTCATGCGAGCGCATCGAGCAATGTGATGCCTAATGGCGGCACCATCCAGTCCGGTGCGGACATTGCAATTTCCGCGGGGACCGTCGCGCGTAACATCGGGGGTAACGTTTTTGCAGCCGGCAACCTCAACGTGTCGGCGCCGGTGACATACGCACAAGGCGTAACCGGTTACTCAGCGATCAATCAGGACCGCGGTTTCAAGGCATTTTTCGGCAGCACCTGGGCGCAGATTATCGCGAGCGATGTTGGCGGAGGCTTCACGGCCAACGGCTCGGTTTCGTTAGTCGGCAGCGCCGTTATCGATGGCGGTTATATCACGGGTAGCAACGGCGTCTCGGCAAGCGGTGGCATAAAGACAGTCCGCGCGCCCGCGACGACACCTGTCCAGATCGGTCAGCATCTCGGCATGACGACGTGGTGGTGGCATTGA
- a CDS encoding DUF637 domain-containing protein, which produces MSGVLQTAIGGGSFLTNLRNSAVSDLAAAGAYAIGNAGMDSTSILARGTPGYWLAHAALGCAASAAEGTGCGGGAIGGAVSAGLNPVIDANGNIPPAALAGIETLVSGSVAGALGFNVQGAVTAAQNETLNNWAVHVGLSGSVTLGGLTYSGGVGVAADGNGNFGWYTAFNQKNIPGVGFGGSGSIGISAGSYPGAGTIMDLGGPFNTASFGVGLGPYGGFDVYQDPTKAPWNPSSYGGGVTFGLGLGGGGSVTRPSTTVHPIGSVKN; this is translated from the coding sequence GTGTCAGGGGTTTTACAGACGGCGATTGGAGGCGGCAGCTTCCTGACGAACTTGCGTAACAGTGCCGTTAGCGATTTGGCTGCGGCGGGGGCGTATGCGATCGGTAATGCCGGGATGGACAGTACGTCGATTCTGGCTCGAGGCACACCAGGTTACTGGCTGGCGCACGCGGCTTTAGGCTGTGCGGCCAGTGCGGCGGAAGGAACCGGATGCGGTGGCGGTGCCATTGGCGGGGCGGTCTCGGCTGGGCTGAATCCGGTCATCGACGCAAACGGCAATATCCCTCCCGCAGCTCTTGCTGGCATTGAAACATTGGTGAGCGGCAGCGTGGCGGGCGCGCTCGGGTTCAATGTGCAGGGCGCGGTGACGGCCGCGCAGAATGAAACGTTAAATAACTGGGCGGTGCACGTTGGATTATCCGGCAGCGTGACTTTGGGCGGCCTTACCTACTCAGGCGGGGTGGGTGTGGCGGCAGACGGCAATGGAAACTTCGGGTGGTACACGGCGTTCAATCAAAAAAACATACCTGGCGTAGGGTTTGGAGGATCTGGTTCAATCGGCATTAGCGCGGGGTCGTATCCCGGTGCGGGTACCATTATGGATCTAGGCGGCCCGTTCAATACGGCAAGTTTTGGAGTCGGATTAGGGCCATATGGCGGTTTCGATGTGTATCAAGACCCGACCAAGGCCCCTTGGAATCCATCTAGCTATGGAGGCGGCGTTACGTTCGGTCTTGGGCTCGGAGGCGGGGGATCGGTTACCCGCCCTAGTACAACAGTTCATCCGATCGGAAGCGTGAAAAATTGA